Proteins encoded in a region of the Methylosinus trichosporium OB3b genome:
- a CDS encoding helix-turn-helix domain-containing protein translates to MTGAEQRETHEPARQSDDGALKAQLVGKIGRLIKERGLKQVEAACLFGVKQPDVSKMLRGDFRQFSVERLLRFLVALGQDVEIVVKPSSGAEAPSLRVARL, encoded by the coding sequence ATGACAGGGGCAGAGCAACGAGAAACGCATGAGCCTGCGCGTCAGAGCGACGACGGCGCGCTCAAGGCGCAGCTCGTCGGCAAGATCGGCCGCCTCATCAAAGAGCGCGGCCTCAAGCAAGTGGAGGCGGCCTGCCTGTTCGGCGTCAAGCAGCCGGACGTCTCCAAAATGCTGCGCGGAGACTTCCGGCAATTCTCGGTCGAGCGGCTGCTGCGTTTTCTCGTCGCGCTCGGCCAGGATGTCGAGATCGTGGTCAAGCCGTCGAGCGGCGCCGAGGCGCCGAGCCTGCGCGTCGCGCGGCTGTGA
- a CDS encoding ABC transporter permease, with protein sequence MRSGAVAIHRSPDLQSLAPTSLSAAVAPIERAWHHRELIRAVVRRELTVRFRGSVLGPLWAVLAPLIMLLTYTVLFSITVPQLSQGISTTSYASGIFIGLIVFNLFSELAYRAPGLLHEHVTFVKKSIFPSETIAWVATIRAFVYGGVSFAVYMAFRLATAHELPWTILFTPLLVLPFACFMMGVVWFLMALGAFTRDVAHIMVSVVPVLMFATPIFYRLAQMPPNLSMWLRFNLVGDYIEMLRGVALDGVLPHPLAYIALVVVSYAVFIFGYQFFMRYKSVIVDVI encoded by the coding sequence ATGCGGTCCGGCGCCGTCGCTATCCATAGGAGCCCTGACCTGCAGTCGCTCGCCCCGACATCCCTTTCCGCCGCCGTCGCCCCCATCGAGCGCGCCTGGCATCACCGGGAGCTGATCCGCGCCGTCGTGCGCCGGGAGCTGACGGTGAGATTCCGCGGCTCGGTGCTCGGGCCGCTGTGGGCGGTGCTCGCGCCGCTCATCATGCTGCTCACCTATACGGTGCTGTTCTCGATCACCGTGCCGCAGCTCTCCCAGGGCATCAGCACGACGAGCTACGCATCCGGCATCTTCATCGGGCTCATCGTCTTCAATCTGTTCAGCGAGCTCGCCTATCGGGCGCCGGGCCTGCTGCACGAGCATGTGACCTTCGTCAAGAAGTCGATCTTCCCCAGCGAGACCATCGCCTGGGTGGCGACGATCCGCGCCTTCGTCTATGGCGGCGTGAGCTTTGCAGTCTATATGGCCTTCCGCCTCGCCACCGCGCATGAGCTGCCCTGGACCATTTTGTTCACGCCGCTGCTGGTGCTGCCCTTCGCCTGCTTCATGATGGGCGTCGTCTGGTTCCTGATGGCGCTCGGCGCCTTCACGCGCGACGTCGCCCATATCATGGTGTCGGTGGTGCCGGTGCTGATGTTCGCGACGCCGATCTTCTACCGTCTCGCGCAAATGCCCCCCAATCTCTCCATGTGGCTGCGCTTCAATCTGGTCGGGGACTATATCGAGATGCTGCGTGGCGTCGCGCTCGACGGCGTGCTGCCGCATCCTCTCGCCTATATCGCGCTGGTCGTCGTCTCCTATGCCGTGTTCATCTTCGGCTACCAATTCTTCATGCGCTACAAATCGGTGATCGTCGATGTCATCTGA
- a CDS encoding ABC transporter ATP-binding protein: protein MSSETIIRCEGVGKAFQLYLHRNDQLKQVLFGLWRKFYKEHWVLHDIGFTIGKGEKVGIIGRNGAGKTTLLQILCGITRPTRGSFEVKGRVAPILALGSGFDGLLTGRENAMIGGAILGLKRKEVEKRLPAIAAFADIGPFFDQPMRLYSSGMLARVAFAICANADADILIVDEALSVGDELFQAKCEAFIADFAKRGTILVVSHDLHFLSNLCDRVIWIDNGSVRAVGAPEDVIPEYKEVVLAAA, encoded by the coding sequence ATGTCATCTGAGACCATCATCCGCTGCGAAGGCGTCGGCAAGGCCTTCCAGCTCTATCTCCACCGCAACGACCAGCTCAAGCAGGTGCTGTTCGGCCTGTGGCGAAAGTTCTACAAGGAGCATTGGGTGCTCCATGATATCGGCTTCACCATCGGCAAGGGCGAGAAGGTCGGCATCATCGGCCGCAACGGCGCCGGCAAGACGACGCTGCTGCAGATCCTCTGCGGCATCACGCGGCCGACGCGCGGCTCATTCGAGGTGAAGGGACGCGTCGCGCCGATCCTCGCGCTCGGCTCGGGCTTCGACGGCCTGTTGACCGGGCGCGAGAACGCCATGATTGGCGGCGCCATTCTCGGCTTGAAGCGCAAGGAGGTGGAGAAGCGCCTTCCGGCGATCGCCGCATTCGCCGACATCGGCCCGTTCTTCGATCAGCCGATGCGGCTCTATTCGAGCGGCATGCTGGCGCGCGTCGCCTTCGCCATCTGCGCCAACGCCGACGCCGATATTCTCATCGTCGACGAGGCGCTGTCGGTCGGCGACGAGCTGTTTCAGGCCAAATGCGAGGCCTTCATCGCCGATTTCGCCAAGAGGGGGACGATCCTCGTCGTCTCCCATGATCTGCACTTCCTCTCCAATCTCTGCGACCGGGTCATCTGGATCGATAACGGATCGGTGCGCGCGGTCGGCGCGCCGGAGGATGTGATCCCGGAATATAAGGAAGTGGTGCTCGCGGCGGCGTGA
- the hrcA gene encoding heat-inducible transcriptional repressor HrcA: protein MIRMGHPLAPLPPGSSGFANLGERPREIFRQIVDTYLASGDPVGSRQLSRLLPMALSPASVRNVMQDLEELGLVYAPHTSAGRMPTELGLRFFVDSLLQIGDMEESERAQIEAQVEAASKDHDLEGVLAEATSLLSGLTRGAAVVVTSKDNARLKQIEFVRLEPERALAILVGEDGSVENRVLQVPRDLPASSLVEAANYLNARIRGRTLLDLRSEIEAARKAAQSELDALTARLVEAGLASWGGSGAEHRQLIVRGQANLLEDLTAMADLDRIRLLFADLETKTEVIDLLERAETGEGVRIFIGSENRLFSLSGSSMIAAPLRDGNKRIVGALGVIGPTRLNYARIVPMVDYTAKVVARVVAGGG from the coding sequence ATGATCCGCATGGGACACCCTCTCGCGCCGCTTCCGCCGGGCAGCAGCGGCTTCGCCAATCTCGGCGAGCGTCCGCGCGAGATTTTCCGCCAGATCGTCGACACTTACCTCGCGAGCGGCGATCCCGTCGGCTCGCGCCAGCTGTCTCGCCTGCTGCCGATGGCCTTGTCGCCGGCCTCGGTCCGCAATGTGATGCAGGATCTCGAGGAATTGGGCCTCGTCTACGCCCCTCACACCAGCGCCGGCCGTATGCCGACCGAGCTCGGCTTGCGGTTCTTCGTCGATTCGCTGCTGCAGATCGGCGATATGGAGGAGAGCGAGCGCGCGCAGATCGAGGCGCAGGTCGAGGCGGCTTCCAAGGACCACGACCTCGAGGGCGTGCTGGCCGAGGCGACCAGCCTGCTCTCCGGACTGACCCGCGGCGCCGCCGTGGTGGTCACCAGCAAGGACAATGCGCGGCTGAAGCAGATCGAGTTCGTCCGCCTCGAGCCGGAGCGGGCGCTCGCCATTCTGGTCGGCGAGGACGGCTCGGTGGAAAATCGCGTGCTGCAGGTGCCGCGCGACCTGCCGGCGTCCTCATTGGTCGAGGCGGCCAATTATCTCAACGCGCGCATTCGCGGACGCACTCTTCTCGATCTGCGCAGCGAGATCGAGGCGGCGCGCAAGGCGGCGCAGAGCGAGCTCGACGCGCTGACGGCGCGGCTCGTCGAGGCCGGACTGGCGAGCTGGGGCGGATCCGGCGCCGAGCATCGCCAGCTCATCGTGCGCGGCCAGGCCAATCTGCTCGAGGATTTGACCGCAATGGCCGATCTCGACCGCATCCGCCTGCTGTTCGCCGATCTCGAGACCAAGACCGAGGTCATCGATCTGCTGGAGCGGGCCGAGACCGGCGAGGGCGTGCGCATCTTCATCGGCTCGGAGAACCGGCTGTTCTCGCTCTCCGGCTCGTCGATGATCGCCGCGCCGCTGCGCGACGGCAATAAGCGCATCGTCGGCGCGCTCGGCGTCATCGGCCCGACGCGGCTCAATTACGCGCGCATCGTACCCATGGTGGATTATACGGCCAAAGTGGTGGCGCGCGTCGTCGCCGGCGGCGGCTGA
- a CDS encoding Rieske (2Fe-2S) protein, with amino-acid sequence MDDLFVICRTSHIEDGQAHGFVLMRAYDNGDSKAWPILITRKGNNFYGFENSCPHENMRLDTQQGVFLDEDGNFLTCGRHRAQFDIDTGHCFIGPCQGAKLTPLSLVVDDGDLCITGVMLADE; translated from the coding sequence ATGGACGATCTTTTCGTGATTTGTCGAACAAGCCACATCGAGGACGGCCAAGCCCATGGCTTCGTCCTGATGCGCGCCTACGACAATGGCGACAGCAAGGCCTGGCCGATCCTCATCACCCGCAAGGGCAACAATTTCTACGGCTTCGAGAATTCCTGCCCGCACGAGAACATGCGCCTCGACACCCAGCAGGGCGTGTTCCTCGACGAGGACGGCAATTTTCTCACCTGCGGCCGGCATCGCGCGCAATTCGACATCGACACGGGCCATTGCTTCATCGGCCCCTGCCAGGGCGCGAAGCTGACGCCTCTCTCGCTCGTCGTCGACGACGGGGATCTCTGCATCACCGGGGTGATGCTGGCGGACGAGTGA